ctcctgtctcagcaagTGCTGGGATGATAAGTGTGCAaccttctgctgtgtgtgtgtgtgtgtgtgtgtgtgtgtgtgtgtgtgttgctagggTCTGAACCCAAGACCTTATACACAGGGCAGACATCTTTTAGCTGAGATTCATCTCTAGCTCTGAATGTCTTACACGACACATTCAGATGAGACCCTGGTGTCAACTGAAGACACAGATACAGGTGAGGAGccgctgtgggggtggggtggaggtggctTTGCCCTAGATCCATCAGAAGAGATACCATTTTGCTGACAACTGGATTCTTAACCTCTGGTCTCTGAAGCTCTGAAAGAACAATGTCTGCTGCCTGGAGCTCCTTGTGGTACGTACAGTAGCCACGTGGGCAGTAAAAACACTCACATAAACCCTCCCTTCCGGAACCCTCCCTGCCCACTCCATGCCACAGGTCAGCCTGTGCCTCCTTGGAGGGCCATGGCAGTGCGTGGGGAGGAGACCTGAGAGGCCGGAGTAAGTCACTCACACAGGCGATCTTCAGGAGGTTCCAGAGTTCCTTCTGCCGCTTCTCCTGAAGCCGGACCACGGTCCTCTCGTCCTCGTTCATAAGGCTCACTACCTCTTCTACCTTGGGCAGCAACTCCAGTGCCTTCTGCTTACAAACCACGGTCTTACTGTAAGGACAGAGAGAGCCACACTCCCGAGAGCTCTGGGCCAGCACAGAGCTGTTCCCAATTAGGATCGGTTCTTCACTGTGTAGGCAAGGCAGAGCAGAGCGAGGGCATCCATCTGCCCCTTGTCTTTGCTTGATTCTCCATCCTGTCCTGGAGGAGGCGAGGGAGTGCCTACCTGAGCTGTGTATAAATCACCCGAACTTTCTTCTCAAAGCTTTGGATTGCCTGAAGCAGCAGCCGTACCATCTCCTGGCTGTCACCTTCTGTCCTTTGGTCTGCAGAGGGGAGTGGCATAGTTCCTCCTACTGGCCTCCAGGGTAGACCAGTGTCTCAAAGACAAGACAAAGCATGTACCTCTTGGCTTCTCCCTGAGTCTTCGGTAGAGCTCCCTCGCTTGTTCCTCTCTGGAAGAGGGAAGGCCAGAGTCAAGGCACACCAAGGACATTTAAGCACCAGCCTGCTAACTCTTGCCAGCGGATCACTACTCTTTAGACTACTGGTCATATGCTCTCAATGGGAATAAAACCTGCCAGTTATGGTAATATTTATAAAACCCAAATGCCACAAACGAGAACAGCCTTAAAGATTACAGTCCTCTTCTGCTTAGCTACAAGAGTGATTCAAGGTCACTCTTGGTCACCATTTCTGGACCTGACCAAGAAAATACTTGCCCTCAAAAGCCTAAGTCCAAAGCTAGACATGAAGGCCTATTTCTTCCTCTAACACAGGCAGGCTGGCAACAGCCTCAGAAGGAGGCTCTAACTGATCTCGGTTGCACACACAGGAAGCTGAGGTAgtaggatttctgtgaatttgaggcaagTCTTGACTCCCTAGCGAGCACAAGGTCTGGAATACTAtggagtgagaccctgttttggAACAAagaacacctgcacacacatgtgcacacacggaCATCCATATACGCATGTGCACAAAGTGCAGATTTTCATTTGGAAACTTGAAGAACGAGTAAAGGGTTACTGTATAAGAGACAATGGAGAACAAATAATTCTTTGTTTTCAGATGTCTCACCCTAAGAATTCTAGTAAGAGCATCAGGTGACACTGATCCCTTCAGGTGACAGGGCCCTTAAACTGACCCACCTGCCTAGAGCCCTCTGTGAGCACACAGGGCAGCATGCTAGGGTCTCCAGGCAGGATGGATCTGCTTGGTGCCCTGACTCCTCTTGGACACAGTGCCAAACTCTTGGACTCGGTGGGCTCCTCCCTCAGTTCTACTTCCTGCTCTGGGAGCCACACCTAGAGCGCTGGGCTGTCTGAGCAGGGACGTCTGCTACCACAGACacgtgctcgtgtgtgtgtgtgtgtgtgtgtgtgtgagcatgtgtgtgtgtgtttcacaacCTTTAAAAGTTATCAGCTGGCTCCTCCCACTCTGGGAGGACACCTTTCCTTGTCACTTCACAGGGACAAGGCTCAAAGTGACAGCCATTTGTCACAACTTATCCTAGAGAATGAGCCAAAGTGATTCACTAGGAGCTATACCCCACAGAACCTCCTGAAACTCTACAGGGTGTCAATGTGCTCTGTGTCAGTGTCGCCCCTCCCCAGTTATACTCACAGGTCATCCAGGGTGCCCCCCTGCTTCCGACCCATCGGGCTCCTCTGCAGGTCCACAATGTCAGTCTGCAGTGCCATCATCCGCTCTACTAGATGCTTCACGTCATTCTCCTGATGGGAAAGCTGTGCTCATGCCACCTGATGGACAGAGGGCATCCTGGGAGGACAGATGGGATGGGCAGGCTGGGGAGACCCTCAGCTGACTGGCTAGAAGGCATGTGTGTTCAGGAATAAGTTGCTCCAAGCTTGGATCTCATGGCTACCACTTTCTAGCGTGAGACCCTCAAAAGTTCCTTAACTGTAAGCCAGTTTCCCCTGCTAGAAGCAAACTTTCAACAGGGCTTAACGGCATAGGTAAAACCAATAGAATAAGCTCACTGTCGGGCAGAGATGATGTCCAGTGCAGATTATTGTCTTCTTTTACTGTGTCTACCAAAAGCGGGTGCTAAAGCTGACTATCAAACTGGCGAGGAAGACACACAGTTCTTCAGAATTAGACAAAAGGAACTACATACAGGGCGAACATCTTTGAATAAGATGCATCACTGTGACTGTATGCATATGctcatgcgtgtgtatgtgtgtgtgtgtgctggcatcTGCGTACCACAGTGCCTATGTGTGTGGCGGCTGGAGAACACTTTCAGGAGTGGAGTGTCTCGTTCTGTGTTTCTGAGGCAAGTCCTTCTTGTTGGTTCTGACACATTGTGTACTTCAGAGGGGTTGGCCTGTGAGCTTCCAGCAACTctcgtctctgcctcccatctcgcTGGAGGAACACTGAGACTGCAGGTGCATGCTATTATCAGCTTTTTAAAAGGTGGGTTCTGGACATcagactcaagtcatcaggcgtaaaggagcaagcacctttacccactgagcctttgACTGGCCTCATGTCCATGTACCTTTAGGTAAGTGTTGACCTACTAGGTCTCATTTACAGTTACATACTAGGACCCGGAGGAAAAGGCCCTGTCCAGTGCACAGGAATTGGAGCGGGAGAAGCTCTGGCAGGCGGGGTCTTGGATCTGTGCATGATGCCTCACGTTACACTTCTCTAGCCTTGTGAAGAGGAGTCTGAAATGGTGCCTAAGGCATACTATCCTGAGACTTCTGCTTAGACCCTTTCTTCCTTACAGATTCCATGCTTtggcaagtttgggaggaaaccCTGTGAGGCGGGAGCAGGAAACCTTGACTCTCCCAAGGGCACCTGACACTTCTTTACTAAATCCGGAGCAACTCTGCCCAGCTCTCAGGTCTGGGCATAGCGGGGCTCTCTCGTCTCTCTATGCTGCGTCCGTCCAGCAAGTCAGGTTAGGGTCAGAGGATGTGTTGAGGAAATGCTCAGTTTGACACAGCAGCTCAAGCCAGTATTGGATAAGGGAGTGGAAGATGGTAGCGCCAAGTTCCGGCCACAGCCAGAAACACAGAGCCCTGGGGTGAGTCTCCTACCCGCCCACACTGCTCCACAGCCTGCTCCATCTCCCGCCAAGCCAGCAGCAATTTATCTGAGGCtggaagaaaaaacagaaagaagaaaaaaaaatgaaaaccagaaaCATCATAAAACTCAAACAGAAGTTAAAAACTGAACCATAAGAGGacaaagaagggggtggggagaaaaaaaagagagagaaggcaaagaaacttcagaaagaaagagaccGGAGAGAAGCGGCTTCCGGCTCACAGCAGGCAGAGCGCACTCACTGATCCCAAACTCGGTCTGCTCTTTATACTTCTCCAGGTCGATCTGGATGCTGGTTTTGAAGAAGTCCAGCTTGGCCTTGAGCTGCTGGGCCGTGGAGGCCATGGCGTTCTTCATCTTAGAGAGGCAGCTGTTATTCCGGAGGAGACTCATCCTGCAAGGACGGGAAGACACAGGAATGGAGCCTTGGGACACATTCGGCATCTGAGTACACTTCCTGTGTAGTAACAAAACGCTTTGCCAAGGGAGCCTCGGCTCGTCGCTTGTAGCCACCGCTGTGACCAAAGCAGCTTCCTAGAAACCCATGACGGTCTCTATCAATGTTGGAACTAGGTGAAACTCTACACCTAGGCTTTCGTCCTAATTGGAGAATCCGTCGGCAAGCTCCAGTTAACCACCATTGTTAACCCAAGGCTCACTGAGCTTCTCCAAGCTCCACGTGCCACGCAGCTGAGCCTCCCAGACCCAAGTTCTGCACTCCTGCCCCATTCTCTAAGCCCTGGCCTTAGCCAGCCCGAGGGCCTCCCTCCAGCCAGGCCACCCAACCACACCCTGTCGTCCAAACCAGAGCCCCTAAGAGTTGCTTCTGGATCCCTGCCTCAGCCACCTCTCAGGCCAACAAGCAATTTAAAACGTATTAGGTAAAGCCAGCCTGGCGCAGTACATGGCTGCTCGCTGTCCCTGCTGCAGCCGGTTACAGTCTTCCTTCAGCGTCTGGATGCTGTGCCAGACTTGGCCCCACACTTTCCTCAGCTGGAAGAAGGAGAGGTTCCGCTTGGGCTCCTGAACTGGAAACAAACAGTTGTCAGAGGGGAACGCAGCTGCAGGGAACCACATCCCGCCCTACAGCATTGCCGCGATTTTTACAAGTTATATAACTGCTATACTGCTACATCATTTTACaggtgttgttgtttgttattaGTTTAAACAACTCGGTGCTCCATTAGCAGAAGGGATGGCCAACGGAAAGCTCCCACGTGATTTGATGGTGATGCAtgcgcacctgtaatcccagcactcgggtggctGAGCCAGGAGGTCTGctgttcaaagtcagcctgtgcTGGGGACAACGTGGAGAAAGAACCACAAGCACACGCGCCATAGATTGTCAACAGACGCTCTCACTGTCAGCACAGTTAAAGTTGTATATAGTGAGAATtcggggttttttttgtttttgtttttgttgttttttttttaaatacagaaacataagaatgtttttgttttaatcccaggtgtgggatgccAGGCTGCTTccgactgtccacagcagctgactatgatttgcctcatgatCTAGCAGGGGTGTGACTTCTGCCAGCTGcacatagttttgttttgttttgagtgtgtgAGATTTGGAATTagggggacttttcagaggatatataTAAATGCTAAAGCCCCaattgggggaggagggaagctGTTGGCTGATTGGctggttggtggttggtggttggttgagGTTTGTCAAGTTGTCATgtgcaaaaagacaaaaagaagaaattaaacatccTGTCAGGGAAGATCAAACTTGTCCCAAGGAAATCGACACTGCTAACCaccaggaagtagtctaacaatgGCATTgccctctgtccttctctccttttttctttcctactcAGTGTCAGGGCTTTGGAAGGGTAGAAGAGGGCAGGAAAAGGGTCGAAGAAAGGAGAACCCATGATGTAGCCAGAAGCCCAGTACCAGTTGTATGGAGTTTTCCTGAAATATGAAAGTAtatgggatggctcagtgggtgagaccAGAGTTCCGTCCTTGGGACTATGTGGATgaaagtgggaggagagaacttattccaaagttgtcctctgacctctatatgtgCACACCTCTAGTGTGTCACATACGGCCCTCAACGGTGACAAATAAGTTAATTAAGCAAGTACTTTAACATGAAGCCTGAAACCAGAAATACTAGAGATATTTAAATCATCAAGAAGCCTGGGAGATCTCGGAGACATTAGCTCTTTGGTCTGTTTACTCCAAGTATGTATCTGAGAGAAAGGGGGCTGAGAACGGGGCTAGGTTAGTAAGATGTTCACCAAACAAACATGCAGTGGAGCACCATGCAGCCCTCCAACATGAGGGAGAGGAAATGAGCGACTTGGGTGAGGAGGGACACACAGAACAGTGCATGTCTGTGTCATCGTGGTCTCTTTGAGGGGGATACCCAAGCACTTGGAAGCAGTAGTTCTACAGAAGGCAAGCCTCCTGGCTGGGGACTAGAGCCCGAGTGTTCACTTTGCCTTATGTATTCTTTTTTGGGTATCTTTTGaggctttgtgttgtttttgtatCATGTACCTATGTTAATGTCATTCTTGTTTATAAGCagagcctcatgtagcccaggctggtctcgaacatCCTATGTGGCTGAGCTCCTGACCCCTCTTGCTTTTACCCTCCAATGCACATTAGTTATTGAAATATAAATGCAACCTCAAAAATGAACCACAGAAGTAGGTGGTATTTCTTAACCCTGTGCCTACCTCTAGTGAGAGGCAGTTAACCAGTACTTTGCCTGGACTATTCTCTGCACATTCCAAGTAAAGGAGGCTTTATATACTCAGAACCAAACAACCAGGAGCTCCTCCAACTTTACCCTAAATATCGCAACTGATGGGTTTTAATAAATGATGCACTTACGGATACAGCTGACACTTTCCGGTTGGGGTCGGGGGGTGATCTGAGTCTCATAGTTGATTTTACTGTtgtcaaagagaaaaacaagatcCATGTCCAACGTGAGGCCCTCGTTTGTCTGCAGAGGGACAAGAAAACAATGAGACCTGGGGATCCCACCCTTCCTTTCCGGCTACTTGGTCTTAAAGCAGTTCCACTTGCACGTGGAGGGCAGCATCGTAGCCTAAGAAGCACGCGtgactcagcctgctttctctcctACCCTTTTTATCTGAACCTGCCCCTGCCTTACATCATGTTCTAGTTTACTCTGCTTGCTTCTCCTGTGACCTGAACACATCACACTTCCCTGTGCAGAGGCTGTAGCCTCCATAACTACTCCACACCTTGGGGCAGACACCATGTCACACATCGATGGCCTTAGCACAGGTGCCTGACTAGAAGAGCAAAACATGATTTTGGCAATGGAAGCACAAGAAAATATTCGTGGTCTGGAAGTGACAAACTGAGTATGGAATGATTGGTGTCTTTTAGCGACCCACCTGGGACTCCTGACCCATCAAGCAGTTTGTACACGGTGTCACTGTATACAATTGTCATAGTGAGAGTAGTAATGTGGAATGCTGACAGTGTTCTAGGAGACCACATCTGAGGGAAACAGGGCAAGCAGGGCGCAGGAAGAAGTCAGGACTCACCTTGCTGTCTGAGATGCACTGAGTAGCAGGCTTGTCAGGGAGCAGCACCAGCCCTGCCTCTTGCAGCAGCTCCTGGTCTGTCTCCAGGATCCCCGTGTCTTCCTGGATTCTGGTTTTTAAGCTCTGCAGACTCTCATCCTCCGTCACGGGGTATGTGTGAACGGTGCCTGTGACCATGTTCAAGACATGAACCAGCTGCAACACAACCCAGATGTTACTGGGAAGAaattttcttaacatttatttacattgtgtgtttgtatgctgtagtggtttgaatatgcttggcccagagagtgacactatttggaggtgtggccttgatggagtaggtgtgtctctgtgggtgtgggctttaacaccctcatcctagcagccaggaagccaatcttctcctgtttgcctttggatgaagatgtagaactctcagcttctcctgcaccatgcctgtctggacactaccatgttcctgccttgatgataatgaactgaagctctgaacctgtaagccagccccaattaaatgttcttgtaagagttgccttggtcatggtgtctgttcacagcagtaaaccctgactaagacacttgcaTATTAGGAGGGGGGAGCACGTGCGCACACCACACCACGTGTGTGGAGATCAGACGACAGTTGgaaagagttggttctcttttcCATTAGGtagattgtcaggcttggccaCAAGTATTTTTACCTGATGAGCTATCTCACTATCCCAAAAATCAAAATTCTTTACAAAAGGCTCATGGATTTGCCAAGACCCTTTGCTACCCCCAACCCATACTTGCTGGTAAAGGGCTAGTTTAAGTCCCATTTTTCCTCAACGGCAAGATGTCAAAACATGTCAGTCATCTCAATTTTCCTGTCCTCTTTTTAGCCCAAAGAGTCAGAGGAACCTGAATTTCTTCACAAGGCCAAGTGGCCCACGATCTGATATGTCTCCCTTCCTTGGAAAGACTGCTGTGCTCCACTGGGGACCACAGCTGCTGCCTCGGGGCTGCTTGGGCTCTGCTCTAACCTTCAAGTTCAAGATGTCATCCAGGGCTCTGAAGCAGCCGTTGGGGCCATACTGGGGATCCGTGCCCCTTTGCCGAGGGTGCCACATAAGCATCAGCtgcagccacttctccagccgtTCAGCCAAGACACTAAGGGAGCAAAGGGAAGAGAGGCCTGAGCCGGCCTGCCGCAGTGTGCAAATCCCGAAGCACACACAGCCTTCCTTGGCTGATAGCTCAGCTCGAGTGAGGTGCTTGCTGTGCACACATGAGAACCTAAGTTCCATCCCAGAGTCCACATAAGAAATGCTTCTATCAGATGAGTGGATCCTTGAGGGGTCAGCCAGCTCAGCCTACTTGCTGAATTCCAGACCtgagagagagactctgccttGAAAAGGAGAAGGTGTGGAGCGACGGAAGAGAGCCAAGGTTGTCTTCCATAgcacacatacacctgcacacactgAAAGTGACCCTGACACTTTGATAAGGCTTGTGAGAGCTGGGTGGGGTGCTTGCCTGGTTCCGTGGTTTCCTGATCAGcaccatgtctctgtgtgtacatatgtgtaaacacacatatgaagaaaatatgaaaaaattagGCCAAGATTTCTTTGTGTAAACGAATCACATACATTTCATTAATCTCATTAGTATGTAAgtttaatatatgaatattttaacttaatatttgtctttaataaaatttaatatttgccTTTAAACAGTATGATTAAAccaaatgattcttttaaaatatatgatttatTATCAGTAGATGCTTGACTTATATACTTTATGTATCTACATATCTGGGGTATTATAAACATTTCTTGGGCACAAAGGGATCCCagctgctggctgtcctggaattcactctgtagactaggctggcctcgaactcacagagatccacctgcctctgcctccccagtgcctcCCCAAGTTCCAGggtatcctggtctacagagtgaattccaggccattcagggctacacagagaaactttgtctcaaaaaatcaaatccaaaccaaagaaaacaaaacaaaaaaacaaaacaaaaaagccaccaatcaAAACCAAAGCCAGGGACTTCATCTCCACCatagaaaaaaaccaaccaatcaaccaactacCCAATCAACCACCCACCTAACCACCCACCCGCCCACTCATCCACCTGACCAACTACCTacccaagcaagcaagcaagcaagctagcaaccaaccaaccaatcaaacaaacaaataaacaatttttaaaaagactcctAGGAAGATGAGATATGGAAACCCATCCTATGTCTAATGTTGAGATAGACTGGTCCAAATTCTCAATCACAGGATGGTGTTCTGATATCTATTCAAAAGTTATGCATGggcctggagatggctcagtgcttaagagctagggttggttcccaacacccacacggcagttcacagtcatctctaactccagttccagagatctgactattcctctggcttccacaggcaccagtCACTCAAACgtataaaattaaagtaaaaaagagTCAGCTGTTATCTCAAACCTGTAGCTCTAAACAGAGGCGAAGAAGATCTATAAGACTGATGCCCCACGGCCTTACCTGTTAAGATTATTGGGGAAGGGTAGCGAACTTGAAAACTTCACTGCTCCATTCAAGTCTTCACTAACAACGATGTCCACTTCGCTCTTCTGCCGGACTTTGGAGTGCCTGTAGGTGTCATTTTAAGATGTCCTTTATGTCACTCAGTGGCAAGTACCCGGTTTACACGTGTAATGTCACTTCACGACTATTCTTTTGGAAAACGGTGGGCAGCATGCTGCTAGGATGCTTCtctgagtgtttgtgagtggTCGGCACTGTGGTTAGGGGCTTAGCTCTAAGCATTGAGTTCAGCAGGAGTGTTTGTGAGTGGTCGGCACTGTGTTTAGGGGCTTAGCTCAGTGCACTGAGTCCAGCAGGAGGCCTCTCGTCCTAAGTCTCCAGGAGGCACCGTTGACCTCTGTGTGGAGGACTGAATAGAGACAACCTAAGTCTGAGTAGTGCTGCATGGGCGACCAAGTGCTCTTGGCCATGTCTCTAATTTCCTCTGCACCTCAGTTGTCAGGGACCAACTTCCATTTGAAAACAGTCATTTTCAATTGCACTTAGGTGTGTGTAGAAGGATATATGTCTCCTGTGGGCTGCCTGCCTGAtgcaggtgctaggaaccaaaccgaggtcctctggatgaacagcaagtgttcctaaccGCCAAGCCATGTCCCCAGGACA
The Mus musculus strain C57BL/6J chromosome 8, GRCm38.p6 C57BL/6J genome window above contains:
- the Ikbkb gene encoding inhibitor of nuclear factor kappa-B kinase subunit beta isoform 2 (isoform 2 is encoded by transcript variant 2); this translates as MSWSPSLPTQTCGAWEMKERLGTGGFGNVIRWHNQATGEQIAIKQCRQELSPKNRDRWCLEIQIMRRLNHPNVVAARDVPEGMQNLAPNDLPLLAMEYCQGGDLRRYLNQFENCCGLREGAVLTLLSDIASALRYLHENRIIHRDLKPENIVLQQGEKRLIHKIIDLGYAKELDQGSLCTSFVGTLQYLAPELLEQQKYTVTVDYWSFGTLAFECITGFRPFLPNWQPVQWHSKVRQKSEVDIVVSEDLNGAVKFSSSLPFPNNLNSVLAERLEKWLQLMLMWHPRQRGTDPQYGPNGCFRALDDILNLKLVHVLNMVTGTVHTYPVTEDESLQSLKTRIQEDTGILETDQELLQEAGLVLLPDKPATQCISDSKTNEGLTLDMDLVFLFDNSKINYETQITPRPQPESVSCILQEPKRNLSFFQLRKVWGQVWHSIQTLKEDCNRLQQGQRAAMMSLLRNNSCLSKMKNAMASTAQQLKAKLDFFKTSIQIDLEKYKEQTEFGITSDKLLLAWREMEQAVEQCGRENDVKHLVERMMALQTDIVDLQRSPMGRKQGGTLDDLEEQARELYRRLREKPRDQRTEGDSQEMVRLLLQAIQSFEKKVRVIYTQLSKTVVCKQKALELLPKVEEVVSLMNEDERTVVRLQEKRQKELWNLLKIACSKVRGPVSGSPDSMNVSRLSHPGQLMSQPSSACDSLPESDKKSEELVAEAHALCSRLESALQDTVKEQDRSFTVTA
- the Ikbkb gene encoding inhibitor of nuclear factor kappa-B kinase subunit beta isoform X1, whose amino-acid sequence is MSWSPSLPTQTCGAWEMKERLGTGGFGNVIRWHNQATGEQIAIKQCRQELSPKNRDRWCLEIQIMRRLNHPNVVAARDVPEGMQNLAPNDLPLLAMEYCQGGDLRRYLNQFENCCGLREGAVLTLLSDIASALRYLHENRIIHRDLKPENIVLQQGEKRLIHKIIDLGYAKELDQGSLCTSFVGTLQYLAPELLEQQKYTVTVDYWSFGTLAFECITGFRPFLPNWQPVQWHSKVRQKSEVDIVVSEDLNGAVKFSSSLPFPNNLNSVLAERLEKWLQLMLMWHPRQRGTDPQYGPNGCFRALDDILNLKLVHVLNMVTGTVHTYPVTEDESLQSLKTRIQEDTGILETDQELLQEAGLVLLPDKPATQCISDSKTNEGLTLDMDLVFLFDNSKINYETQITPRPQPESVSCILQEPKRNLSFFQLRKVWGQVWHSIQTLKEDCNRLQQGQRAAMMSLLRNNSCLSKMKNAMASTAQQLKAKLDFFKTSIQIDLEKYKEQTEFGITSDKLLLAWREMEQAVEQCGRENDVKHLVERMMALQTDIVDLQRSPMGRKQGGTLDDLEEQARELYRRLREKPRDQRTEGDSQEMVRLLLQAIQSFEKKVRVIYTQLSKTVVCKQKALELLPKVEEVVSLMNEDERTVVRLQEKRQKELWNLLKIACSKVRGPVSGSPDSMNVSRLSHPGQLMSQPSSACDSLPESDKKSEELVAEAHALCSRLESALQDTVKEQDRSFTAQSSRNFS
- the Ikbkb gene encoding inhibitor of nuclear factor kappa-B kinase subunit beta isoform X3; translation: MSWSPSLPTQTCGAWEMKERLGTGGFGNVIRWHNQATGEQIAIKQCRQELSPKNRDRWCLEIQIMRRLNHPNVVAARDVPEGMQNLAPNDLPLLAMEYCQGGDLRRYLNQFENCCGLREGAVLTLLSDIASALRYLHENRIIHRDLKPENIVLQQGEKRLIHKIIDLGYAKELDQGSLCTSFVGTLQYLAPELLEQQKYTVTVDYWSFGTLAFECITGFRPFLPNWQPVQWHSKVRQKSEVDIVVSEDLNGAVKFSSSLPFPNNLNSVLAERLEKWLQLMLMWHPRQRGTDPQYGPNGCFRALDDILNLKLVHVLNMVTGTVHTYPVTEDESLQSLKTRIQEDTGILETDQELLQEAGLVLLPDKPATQCISDSKTNEGLTLDMDLVFLFDNSKINYETQITPRPQPESVSCILQEPKRNLSFFQLRKVWGQVWHSIQTLKEDCNRLQQGQRAAMMSLLRNNSCLSKMKNAMASTAQQLKAKLDFFKTSIQIDLEKYKEQTEFGITSDKLLLAWREMEQAVEQCGRVA
- the Ikbkb gene encoding inhibitor of nuclear factor kappa-B kinase subunit beta isoform X4, whose protein sequence is MLMWHPRQRGTDPQYGPNGCFRALDDILNLKLVHVLNMVTGTVHTYPVTEDESLQSLKTRIQEDTGILETDQELLQEAGLVLLPDKPATQCISDSKTNEGLTLDMDLVFLFDNSKINYETQITPRPQPESVSCILQEPKRNLSFFQLRKVWGQVWHSIQTLKEDCNRLQQGQRAAMMSLLRNNSCLSKMKNAMASTAQQLKAKLDFFKTSIQIDLEKYKEQTEFGITSDKLLLAWREMEQAVEQCGRENDVKHLVERMMALQTDIVDLQRSPMGRKQGGTLDDLEEQARELYRRLREKPRDQRTEGDSQEMVRLLLQAIQSFEKKVRVIYTQLSKTVVCKQKALELLPKVEEVVSLMNEDERTVVRLQEKRQKELWNLLKIACSKVRGPVSGSPDSMNVSRLSHPGQLMSQPSSACDSLPESDKKSEELVAEAHALCSRLESALQDTVKEQDRSFTAQSSRNFS
- the Ikbkb gene encoding inhibitor of nuclear factor kappa-B kinase subunit beta isoform X2, whose translation is MSWSPSLPTQTCGAWEMKERLGTGGFGNVIRWHNQATGEQIAIKQCRQELSPKNRDRWCLEIQIMRRLNHPNVVAARDVPEGMQNLAPNDLPLLAMEYCQGGDLRRYLNQFENCCGLREGAVLTLLSDIASALRYLHENRIIHRDLKPENIVLQQGEKRLIHKIIDLGYAKELDQGSLCTSFVGTLQYLAPELLEQQKYTVTVDYWSFGTLAFECITGFRPFLPNWQPVQWHSKVRQKSEVDIVVSEDLNGAVKFSSSLPFPNNLNSVLAERLEKWLQLMLMWHPRQRGTDPQYGPNGCFRALDDILNLKLVHVLNMVTGTVHTYPVTEDESLQSLKTRIQEDTGILETDQELLQEAGLVLLPDKPATQCISDSKTNEGLTLDMDLVFLFDNSKINYETQITPRPQPESVSCILQEPKRNLSFFQLRKVWGQVWHSIQTLKEDCNRLQQGQRAAMMSLLRNNSCLSKMKNAMASTAQQLKAKLDFFKTSIQIDLEKYKEQTEFGITSDKLLLAWREMEQAVEQCGRENDVKHLVERMMALQTDIVDLQRSPMGRKQGGTLDDLEEQARELYRRLREKPRDQRTEGDSQEMVRLLLQAIQSFEKKVRVIYTQLSKTVVCKQKALELLPKVEEVVSLMNEDERTVVRLQEKRQKELWNLLKIACSKVRGPVSGSPDSMNVSRLSHPGQLMSQPSSACDSLPESDKKRL
- the Ikbkb gene encoding inhibitor of nuclear factor kappa-B kinase subunit beta isoform 1 (isoform 1 is encoded by transcript variant 1), which produces MSWSPSLPTQTCGAWEMKERLGTGGFGNVIRWHNQATGEQIAIKQCRQELSPKNRDRWCLEIQIMRRLNHPNVVAARDVPEGMQNLAPNDLPLLAMEYCQGGDLRRYLNQFENCCGLREGAVLTLLSDIASALRYLHENRIIHRDLKPENIVLQQGEKRLIHKIIDLGYAKELDQGSLCTSFVGTLQYLAPELLEQQKYTVTVDYWSFGTLAFECITGFRPFLPNWQPVQWHSKVRQKSEVDIVVSEDLNGAVKFSSSLPFPNNLNSVLAERLEKWLQLMLMWHPRQRGTDPQYGPNGCFRALDDILNLKLVHVLNMVTGTVHTYPVTEDESLQSLKTRIQEDTGILETDQELLQEAGLVLLPDKPATQCISDSKTNEGLTLDMDLVFLFDNSKINYETQITPRPQPESVSCILQEPKRNLSFFQLRKVWGQVWHSIQTLKEDCNRLQQGQRAAMMSLLRNNSCLSKMKNAMASTAQQLKAKLDFFKTSIQIDLEKYKEQTEFGITSDKLLLAWREMEQAVEQCGRENDVKHLVERMMALQTDIVDLQRSPMGRKQGGTLDDLEEQARELYRRLREKPRDQRTEGDSQEMVRLLLQAIQSFEKKVRVIYTQLSKTVVCKQKALELLPKVEEVVSLMNEDERTVVRLQEKRQKELWNLLKIACSKVRGPVSGSPDSMNVSRLSHPGQLMSQPSSACDSLPESDKKSEELVAEAHALCSRLESALQDTVKEQDRSFTTLDWSWLQMEDEERCSLEQACD